The Glandiceps talaboti chromosome 1, keGlaTala1.1, whole genome shotgun sequence genome has a segment encoding these proteins:
- the LOC144433203 gene encoding tripartite motif-containing protein 2-like gives MAASTSSVKRLEIDENNLICGICCERYKNPKILPCLHTFCEQCLVKLVKDAKLLCPFCRREHQVQHGEVATLSADLFTEDLMKQFAEANSLVCGACRKQGETPTTYCLDCGFELCGGCVGIHGNIPVTQSHNLVTLDEYQRRKGIDPTSVRPPTFCCKHSGTVLRFHCTTCDVAICSECVATDHLITEHTYISLQDAAADVTEKLTAMVEMLASKEDEASDSIAGIQQMAASLAQTVQVEERKINEHVEKTLKELTSKVKGNGKQLLEELKQERGRRQTRLQAQLKEMEGVQEDILHVREFAERLVNHGSPVQVMSARKGVLSQGDRLLAIETNQSPIEDDSLKFQQSDDFCADKRLGHIRTTMYRLSKIPDFGRIGDEIRVILEMGTSTATINDVIAEIITPGKKIEILNMCDNGDGTVSLMYTGKAEGNHELSVSVYKRPIQGSPVKLKIIPRKGWSHEFCHEGSDKGQLNNPHGITMMTNGNMLVCDSDNNRLQTFTIDGLQVAVVTYTNFTHAFCPRYAAVAKTGYIYITDSGNKQVIVCDNTLKWIRCFGEDELVRPMGIGISPTTGRSYIVDGGRHCIHIYGPDDIYIKSFGSEGSEHGQFESPWDIVIMNNGNIIVSDCGNDRLQVFSEDGEFLLSFGSDGSENGQLVEPEGLALDNANNLYVCEYSTRRVQKFNSKCEFDCIAISENQAGNHDPRGICITNDEPLGKVIVSECWDRHCISVYNQ, from the coding sequence ATGGCTGCTAGCACGAGCAGTGTAAAACGCCTCGAAATCGATGAGAATAACCTAATTTGTGGAATTTGCTGTGAACGATACAAGAATCCTAAAATTTTACCGTGTTTGCACACTTTTTGTGAACAATGTCTCGTCAAACTGGTAAAGGATGCAAAGTTGTTGTGCCCGTTTTGTCGTCGAGAACACCAAGTTCAGCATGGGGAAGTGGCAACATTGTCTGCCGATCTGTTCACCGAAGATTTGATGAAGCAATTCGCAGAAGCGAACTCCTTGGTATGTGGGGCGTGTAGAAAGCAAGGCGAAACACCCACGACGTATTGCTTAGACTGTGGTTTTGAATTGTGTGGTGGTTGTGTGGGCATTCATGGCAATATCCCCGTAACTCAGTCACACAATTTGGTCACTCTGGATGAGTACCAAAGAAGAAAGGGCATTGACCCGACCTCAGTACGACCCCCTACCTTCTGCTGTAAACACTCTGGCACTGTACTAAGGTTCCACTGCACCACTTGTGATGTTGCTATCTGCTCAGAATGCGTAGCCACTGATCACCTCATAACAGAACACACGTACATATCCCTCCAAGATGCAGCAGCAGATGTTACCGAGAAACTAACTGCAATGGTTGAAATGTTAGCTTCAAAAGAAGATGAAGCTAGTGATAGCATTGCTGGGATACAACAAATGGCAGCATCTCTCGCGCAGACTGTTCAAGTCGAAGAAAGGAAAATCAATGAGCACGTTGAAAAGACTCTTAAAGAACTTACTAGTAAGGTAAAGGGGAATGGAAAGCAACTACTGGAAGAGTTGAAGCAAGAACGTGGTCGACGACAAACAAGGTTACAAGCGCAACTCAAAGAAATGGAAGGTGTGCAAGaagacattttacatgtacgTGAGTTTGCTGAACGACTCGTGAATCATGGAAGTCCAGTACAGGTGATGTCTGCGAGGAAGGGTGTGCTATCTCAAGGAGATAGGCTCCTGGCTATTGAGACTAATCAAAGTCCTATTGAAGATGATAGCTTGAAATTTCAGCAATCTGATGATTTCTGTGCAGATAAACGTTTAGGCCACATCAGGACAACCATGTACAGATTGAGTAAAATACCGGATTTTGGAAGAATTGGAGATGAAATCAGAGTCATTTTGGAGATGGGTACATCTACTGCTACGATCAATGATGTGATAGCTGAAATAATAACACCTGGCAAGAAGATTGAAATACTAAACATGTGTGACAATGGTGATGGCACAGTTTCTTTGATGTATACTGGTAAGGCAGAAGGGAATCACGAACTGTCTGTGTCAGTGTATAAAAGACCAATACAGGGTTCACCAGTGAAACTAAAGATTATTCCAAGGAAGGGTTGGTCACATGAATTTTGTCACGAAGGGTCAGATAAAGGTCAGTTGAACAACCCACATGGCATAACCATGATGACCAATGGAAACATGTTGGTATGTGACAGTGACAATAACAGATTACAGACATTCACCATTGATGGACTTCAGGTTGCTGTTGTCACATATACAAATTTTACACATGCTTTTTGTCCAAGATATGCAGCAGTGGCGAAGACTGGTTATATCTACATTACTGATAGTGGAAATAAACAGGTTATTGTCTGTGATAATACTTTGAAATGGATAAGATGTTTTGGTGAAGATGAATTGGTAAGACCCATGGGCATTGGCATAAGCCCTACCACTGGAAGGAGCTACATAGTTGATGGAGGTCGccactgtatacatatatatgggcCAGATGATATCTACATCAAGTCCTTTGGCAGTGAGGGTTCTGAACATGGCCAATTCGAGTCACCATGGGACATTGTCATAATGAACAATGGAAACATCATTGTATCAGACTGTGGTAATGATCGTCTCCAGGTTTTCTCTGAAGACGGGGAATTCCTGCTTTCTTTTGGCTCTGATGGATCTGAGAATGGTCAGCTAGTAGAGCCTGAAGGACTGGCTTTGGATAATGCcaataatttgtatgtgtgtgaatataGTACTAGAAGAGTACAGAAATTCAATTCCAAATGTGAATTTGATTGCATTGCGATCAGTGAAAACCAGGCAGGGAACCACGATCCAAGAGGAATATGCATTACCAATGATGAGCCATTGGGGAAAGTGATTGTGTCAGAGTGTTGGGACCGTCACTGTATTTCAGTCTATAACCAATAA